TATAACCAAAATAAGACATACCTATCATAGAAACACTATTCTTTGACGTTATTTATGAATGTCCTTTTACAATGTCTACAcctaaatataatttttgtcaaaatataatatacataagTAGATGAAAGTTTCTTGTATGTAATATCAATTAAAAATGTTGTCTATATGGTGTAAATTATTCCAAAAATCTAAACCTGTTTGACAAATGTCATCAAAGAATATGTAATACCTTTCTGTCGATCTCCTATATAAATGTGACAAAGTGTATCCCTCtttaaaagacattgtatcGGTTAATTAGTGTTGAATGTTATCcataggtagtgtagtgacaggTTTAGATCTTGAGCGAAATCTTGGTTTTGACTCTGTCGCCaagttaaaactgcactagtttgtAACAGTGGTAGTAAGCTTATCAtcttttgatcagacaaccacaataaaatatattcactgatgTTGTTaacataccaataattagacattgtaatCGGGGTAGATCTTCTCCGTAAATAGTGCAGTAACTGGAAATAGTTATCACcgctgagggcgctgtttttgagtgcggacccaaaataacttttgatttgatttattatacCATATATACAGGTACAAAAATACCCtcacccacaggtgattcattACTATTCAGACAGTACAATATTACGAATACGTAATTATCATATCTAACATCTTTTAAAAGATGTTGCTATATCCAGTTGAAGGCTTTCAACCCTAAATTTGCAATCTAAAGCCAGCAAATTGcaagataaaataaattatctttAGTAAAACGTACATTAATTTCAAATCTTATATTCATGTGACCAGTCACAGTTATAACAGTAGGAAAAGCTTATCCaagttttttcttcttctcaaaATGAGTTGTTATCTTCGTGTAAAATTCTAGGtttgttaatatatatgtatatttattatataaagACATTTCATATACCCTACAAAACACTTCAGATTTGAACAAAAACCAGACCCGAGGGACTGGTTTACCTAAATCTGTGAACTTCAACTTATTCAAACGCTTTACATAAAGACCATGTTGTGTGCCCTCGGATTAAAAAAATAAGTTAGATACACTCGTACTCGTGGTATGTAAATGAAGTCGGTCACGGAGACACACAGTCTTGTGTGCACATGTGCGGGTAAAATCTTATCAGATACATATAAACACAGCGATACACAGTCTTGTTGTGTAGATGACACCAACTTCAAGACAAAattcaatgtcaaaggtcaccgTATAAAAAAGTTTACCTTTGATAGTATAGATGTAAACACTTGCATGAAAACTCTGTGTATTCAATATTGAAACGGTGGAAAATGTTaatttcactacaaatatggctgtgtTTGAATGAAGGGTCAGGATCACAAAATAAGGTGACGTGCACGCATACTCGATTCAATGCATGTTTGTCCACAGTTATTTGACAATGTGTTCTGATATTACGGTACAACGGTAGTAGCGGTGGGACGTGGCGAGTGGGATGTGGCAGCCATTGGATgccaaatcacaaaatatatatgcaaagcTACGTAATACATGAGTCAAAGTAGAATATGACCTCCcctattttcatttcataaaatatcaCCCTCCCCAAAAACCAATTTGCAAAATCTGCCCCACCCCATCGGCACTACCCCTCCATatttactgaaggctccctgaCTATAGCAATATGTATCATCAACTGCAAATTATGGCTCTAAAACACAGGATGTTTACACCCGTTTTCTGAAATACATTAAAACattataaacatttaaaatccCCATGGACATGACAGCATATTGTTGAAATATCTTTATATTAACCTCgtacactataaatgaatggGTCACAATTTGTGAAACCAGCAAAGATACTGAGATTTGAAAATTAGAGATTGAATTTTTACACACTTCATTTACATCAAATGGATAATATGTTTGTACGATTCCCAAAGATAACATATCGCTTTAGACAGTGTTCACTTTACAGCTACACTGcatttagtctgtaaggtatacGTAGCCGCAACGGCGCGACCTCACACGCCGGTCAACCCGTTCCTAGataggccggtgagggcggagagCGACACTCTATATGAACATTAATAACATGAAGATGACGTAGATTAAAACACTTTCtctgtacattaattttgacGAATGGTAAAGAAGTATACAGGAACCACGTCGCTATTTGCAACTGTAATATTGTTTTGAGGAGACTTATCCTCTATTTTCATCTATAATATTACATCTACGGTAAcaatattgttaccatttaGATAGTTCTTCAGATGACCCTAAATACTTTCTGCCTCTAAAATACGCCAACCTttagtttgaccctgccgaaaaACACCGGTGTCCCCCTCCTTCTTCAATACTAGGGCACCTGGGTGCGGCGTCGATCTGTGGCGACTATTTAACAAATTttcgaatttatttggacgaatacagattattgttgttatcattaaATACACTGTTCTTATAAATAAAACTatgtacattaatatatatttgtgatCCACAATATCTAAAGTACAATCTAATCTCattaacacaaaataaatgtaatgtgGATGTAGACATATGCTGATATAGATACAGAACAAACTATGCAACTGTGGTGCTTATTCGAGATACTTTTGTTGTGTCAGTAGCGAGAGACTTGCTCGTTGCCTGCATCGATATTGCGGTGTCTTCAGGAGAAACTGTTCCCTTCTTGCACTTATAAAAACAGACAAATATTTTCTTAAACTCCTTTCGATAATTCTCATTGAAGTAGGCGTACAGTATAGGGTTGATCCAACTGTTGCAGAGCATTAGGAATATGGTTATGGTGACTGGCGTATCAGAAAATAAGAAGGGTACCTTCGGTGCCTTGTGCAATGGCGTAAACGCTATAACTAATTGGAAAGCGTAATATGGCAGCCATGTTATGGCAAACTGTACGACGACAAAACTTAACATCTTTACAGCCCTTTTCTTACTTCTATTAGAACTGTTGGTGGGGGCTTTGTTACACCAAAGAGTAAATACCATGCATGAATAAAGAGTAGCCAATACCATTAAAGGAATGatatacaataatattataTCTGCGAGTCTGAAGTAGATATCCAATTCACGATTAACAATCGTACATCTAGAGATAATATAGCTATCATACAAAGTGTCATTACCATCTTCAACAGTGGTCTCATATTCGGAATCAGCGATGCCATTTGAGAAAAATTTGTACGATGAGTATCCGAGAGAACAAACCCAAACTGCTGTTACCCCTATAACTGCATGTGTTAACGTCATCTTCGGTTTTAAGGGTTGCACAATGGCGCGAAAACGGTCTAAACCAATACAAATCAAAGAAAACGTAGTACCACACATTGCTGAGTAGTGGATGTGTGACAAGAAGTGACACAACTGTTTGCTATCCATGAGAAGATTGTAACCGAAATGACCTATGTGTACAGGTATATAAAACAAGGCAATCAAAATATCAGACACGGACAGtgaaacaataaaaatatttgttgcCGACTTGCGTAATTTAGGTTGCCGAAACACGGCAACGATGACCCAAACGTTCCCTATTAAAATCATGGCCATCATTAATACACCAACGCTTGCATGTCCCTCAGGAGGTGTGTTTAATTTTTCCGCTGCGTCCCATAACGCATACCAGTCAAACTCGTCCACTGGTATCTCAGCATCAACGACGCTTCCAGGCATACTGAGAAGGATAACACTGTTGTAGAGAAAACAGGAACAAGACTGAAGACAACTAATATAATTATAACGTGATAAAAATGCTACAAAGTGACGTATCATTGTGACGTGCTAAAATGCTACAAAGTGACGTATCGAGATGGGCTAAAATGCTACAAAGTGACGTATCTTCATGATGCGATAAAAATGCTACAAAGTGACGTATCATTGTGATGTGCTAAAATGCTACAAAGTGACGTATCGAGATGTGCTAAAATGCTACAAAGTGACGTATCTTCATGATGCGATAAAAATGCTACAAAGTGACGTATCATTATGATGTGCTAAAATGCTACAAAGTGACGTATCATTATGATGTGCTAAAATGCTACAAAGTGACGTATCATTGTGATGTGCTAAAATGCTACAAAGTGCTGTATCATTATGATGTGCTAAAATGCTACAAAGTGATGTATCATCATGATGCGATAAAATGCTACAAAGTGACGTATCATTATGATGTGCTAAAATGCTACAAAGTGACGTATCATTGTGATGTGCTAAAATGCTACAAAGTGACGTATCATTATGATGTGCTAAAATGCTACAAAGTGACGTATCATTGTGATGTGCTAAAATGCTACAAAGTGACGTATCATTATGATGTGCTAAAATGCTACAAAGTGACGTATCATTGTGATGTGCTAAAATGCTACAAAGTGACGTATCATTGTGATGTGCTAAAATGCTACAAAGTAACGTATCATAGACAGgttttaaatatatgtatacttaaTTCCAGAAATTAGGAGGGCTTAAGCCACAACTCAGTGTTTCTAGCTTTGTGGTCATCAGATGGCTAGATCAGTTTGGTAAAGTCTGCGTGTTTGCTTAGATTTTGCTTTTTGTTTCTGATATAGTTTGTTagataatatttatttccatgTCTGTATTTCGAGTTCGATCTATCATCACAAACAAGTAAGATTTATACTTGCCTGTGCTATTATTTAGTAGCTTGTTTCTATCAGCCTGATTAATATACAATTTTTAGTTAAACATTGATAACATCCTTTTGTCTCATTGGTGTAAGCCATTGCCTTGGAGATAATAACCCAAAGTAATGCTGTATTGACAAATGAGTACTCGTGGGAGTTGAATCTTGACACTACAGCGGCGCTGTACACAACGTTAGTGGATAGACAATGACCATGGAGCAGGCCAGAAAGACGccttatattattattatatatatatatatatatatatatatatatatatatatatatatatatatatatatatatatatatatatatatatatatatatatatatatatatatatatatatatatatatatatatatatatatataactcggtgagtatcaatctgctaagacagtgctctataccgcagtggcagagcgtaatagtttatgtatatatatatatatatatatatatatatatatatatatatatatatatatatatatatatatatatatatatatatatatatatatatatatataatgttttagGTTTTTCTTTCTCGTTATTGATTTTATTCATACCTTACCTTATTTGCTGAGTATAGATTATATCTGTTCAATTCTGTAAGACAGTCACGATAACCTTCCAGCAAACTCAGCGTGATGTTAACCAGAATAAGTACAAGTAATCAGAGAAACCCAATCTGAAATGGAATAAAATGAGACCGCATTAAAATTAGTTAGTAAATTAATatctacacttgaatacataaaacaagaCACCCTTAGAAGATTAAAAGCAATTTTGAAACAGCCACACCAAGGTTAAATTATTATTTAGGCGTTGTGATCATTTTCTTATCGTAGTGTCTACGTTTGTAGAAATATAGCTAATATTGGTCATGTATAATGTTGAGACGTGAAACCAATTATTTCGCGGCCATAAATCATTTTCTTTCCAGAGAAAGCCACGTTCCATTGCTTGTATTATAGCAAGTACTTATTTAACTTCCCTAAAATAGACATTTGTTACTTCCAATCACCAATGCGATAACAAGCACGTCTTTACAATTTCAAGCAGCAGTTACACTGGTTGCATATTATATTGTGCAGGTTTAATATGGCCGACTGGTTTCTGAAGAGACatatacatttcaattttacCGTACACCGTCATACTTATTTCAAGTCACTATTTTTGCCATTGTGGAGTAAAACATAAGCACGCACTGCATACATTTATAAACcaacaagtgtgtgtgtgtgtgtgtgtgtgtgtgtgtgtgtgtgtgtgtgtgtgtgtgtgtgtgtgtgtgtgtgtgtgtgtgcattttcaCCTACTTATCCTCTTTATATACAGTCAACGTCAATGCCACACAAAGGagaaattataattttaaagaACACAAACTCTCTTGGTTATTTCTTTAGGAAATGCGAGATTAGATGTGATTGGATATGTTCATACCATCAAGCGAGTCCCACTAAACGTCAAGTGAGTCCATTAACTCCGTAATAAACGTGATTACCAATGCGTGAGTTTTTGAAGTCATTTGCAGGACTCTTAGGATGACCTACGATTTGCAAGTGGAATTCAGTCTCATTATGACTTTGAAGTTACTCTGACAGACTTCGTAATCGCACTAGATAAAAATGCATTTACAGTTACTTTCAAAATGTGGGTATTCAATCAGGGGATAACAATGGACGCAATACCACGTAACGACGTTTTTATAGATTGCAATATCGACTTAGAATGAGGgatatcaaaatttagacaCATTGAAGTGTCATTGAATCTGCAGCCTAATGTGATATTCTTTAACATTACCGTTTGTCGGCTTAGTATACGTTGAACAGACGGAATACACACTTTTAAGCAGTAATTTACTTTTTCAACGAGACCAAATTTGACTGTCAAAATAGACAGGCTTAATTTATGGTGATTCGTTCTAAATTGGCAATGAAAAACACAAAGCGTAAACCAGTTATCACTAAAGAGAAACCTTAACATCTAGCATTCTGATGAAGAAATCTTTTCATATCTTTTCTGTATGTTACTTTTGCATGCAATACAATGTATGCTAAGACATGCTGTTATGCAAGAAGTTATCGTCACTTTTATTCAGCAAGTTCTGTTGTTGATGTTCGATATTCAAAACTGAATTCAGCATGGTCACACGTGTTAGATTCAGTTTTAGAACAGTTTTGACGATACTTTTAGTTGTCCTATGGAATATAAAGCATTAAGCCATAGTTACCTTAACAACAAGGTTTATCAAAACTTAACCACAAAGTAAGATTGATGAGCAACAGATATTTACACAGAGATATGATAAACTAGTACAATCCTAAATCATCAACAGTTAATCACAtatgagtgtatatatatatatatatatatatatatatatatatatatatatatatatatatatatatatatatatatatatatatatatatatgtgtgtgtgtgtgtatatatatatatatatatatatatatatatatatatatatatatatatatatatatatatatatatatatatatatatatataatatatatatatatatataatcaatcaCATCATAAGTTAGTATTTAAATTcatgaatttgcatatacacTATTAACATCTAATGGAGAAACATGTAGCAGCATAAACCTACAGACACAAAATATGGCTGCTTTACCGTGGGAATGAAGAGTTTGTAAACTTACAAGTTGAACGTACATTATATTGTTTATCAATTGAATTGGTATATCTATGAGATACAATTCTCCGAAACCGGCAGAATAAAATTCCCTCACAGTCCTGTCGGAAGAACCACTAAAATGAATATGCAATTCAAATAATGTTAGATTCAAGCAAGTTAACtctattgtcaaggtttaaaaAACCTGCATTGCGATCACCAAGCTACAATAAACTGAAATGACAGTAAAAACGAATTGTTTATCATAGCAACCGAACTGTTTTGAGTCATTAAAACGTCACATGTCATTTAGCATGCACACATTATAAAGACCAATTGCAGAATACGGCAAGTTTGTTTAAGCATTAGAGCTAGAAATAGTGTGAGTCACTATGAGGCTAGGTGTATTGTCATACATTTACCAGTCGCAATGAAACCTTTACATATGGCAACAAGTCTCAAGTAACTTTTATCAAACCTACAACTATTTTCAGGCATTGTGGTAGCTGTTGTACCTGCTAAGTAATGTTGACTGGTGATACATGGAtaatgctatcaatttaaaTCAGATGAAATAGTATTAAACAGCGCTTGGCTTTATTTGCAAGTTAGAatttttgatataaatatggaaaaataggttacatgtaattgtttggTTAACACTGATAATTTGAAAGCTTCTACATCAATACTCTATTTGTACACGAGGAGCTCTTTCTACTGATTACCAGTTTGCCCCGGGAATGATAAGGATATGGAATATAAATTAGTGTCATAGCTATATATCAAGTTGATTCTTTTAAGCTGGCTATATGCAAAAATATGGGAGATAATTGTAACTTTCATTTGAATGTCCCTTTTTTCAATTCATCTGAGCAGGAAGACGGACAAATAGATGGTGATAAAAAGATAAACCCCTCTTTGTAATAGTTGCATATTCTACAACATCGGATAGGCTCcctatattttgaatttatggCGTCTGAAATCAACTCCACCGTCACATTTTCACCCAAAATTGTCATTTCTCGTTACAGAATATGTCAATGTAATGCGTCATGTTTAGTACCGTACAGTATATCTCCATGTGATATCTTATTTGTGTATTCAATATGTACCAACAAATATCGTTAAAAATGGAATTGTGCTAAATGTTTGTGAAGCAATTACTTACCCAAATGGACTCAAACTGAGCGTGAAACAGCTGGGAAGGATAGTCGTCAGTGTCTTCAAACAACCCCCTTGTATTTAATATAAATGGTAAAAGCCTACTCCGTCATATATTTGCGGCAGTCTCTTTTGTGGCTGAACTACTGCCGTGTCCTGTCTGTATCCACTCGATGAATAACCTGTCAATGGTGTATGgtacatataaatattacaaaaaatatttgatcACCAAATAAATATACCCAATCATAATTCAGATgtatatattatgcaaattcgACCAATCAAATCGCTTTAAAGTAATAGAGATCTCACAACGCATGTGCAGTAACGAGTCGCAGTTCACTGTACcttataatgtatataatgttttcTAAATGTACACTAAAATACCGCAAGAACGACGAAGTCGTAATAGTAAATCAAGGAATAGAGTTTCGCAGACATTTCAAGCGTTGAACATCAAAATGGAGACATACGTTAGAAACATTATTCAAGTTAGTAAATGGTGCAATTGCATATTAGTAAATGGAGTACATAATGATTACGGTAAAAACAAGTATAAAAAGACGAAGCAAGTAAATTCATAAGTGAATATACAGGTGGTTTATTAATGTATTAATTCCTTACCAATAAAAGTATACTGGTACGAATACTGGGATACTGAATAAACAGGAAATGTTGATACACGAATgacaatgttgttatttattataAACAAATAGATAATAGATTCTAGATTGTCGTCTACAAGGAAAgacagtatagtatattatcGATGTGGTATAGGTATTAtctctatatatttatttctctgTTCAACTGTATACTATATAGGGTATTGAAAGATACATTAGAAGTGTATTCTCAACTATACAGTGTATTATTAATGTTTATGAACAATTATATAAGAACGATTTAGGTAGGTTAATGTTATAAAAGAGGTCTATAGGTTGTGAGGTGAAGACAGTCTATGCCATAGGCAATAGAGTGAATCAATATGTCTCTGTTTAAACTGAACTATTACATCAACAAATTGTGTGCTTTGGATTCAATTATTTTAGATAACTTTTGCATATATGTAGTAACCATTAGAAGTACACATGTGAGAATGgtataatttgtttttcttttagtAATGGTGTCATATTGAAGTATACATCCGATCTCAGTTATCTAATCCTGTGTAGTCATAAATGTAAGTGTTCTTCATGATATCAACTAGGCTAATTTCGTT
This Glandiceps talaboti chromosome 13, keGlaTala1.1, whole genome shotgun sequence DNA region includes the following protein-coding sequences:
- the LOC144444932 gene encoding QRFP-like peptide receptor translates to MPGSVVDAEIPVDEFDWYALWDAAEKLNTPPEGHASVGVLMMAMILIGNVWVIVAVFRQPKLRKSATNIFIVSLSVSDILIALFYIPVHIGHFGYNLLMDSKQLCHFLSHIHYSAMCGTTFSLICIGLDRFRAIVQPLKPKMTLTHAVIGVTAVWVCSLGYSSYKFFSNGIADSEYETTVEDGNDTLYDSYIISRCTIVNRELDIYFRLADIILLYIIPLMVLATLYSCMVFTLWCNKAPTNSSNRSKKRAVKMLSFVVVQFAITWLPYYAFQLVIAFTPLHKAPKVPFLFSDTPVTITIFLMLCNSWINPILYAYFNENYRKEFKKIFVCFYKCKKGTVSPEDTAISMQATSKSLATDTTKVSRISTTVA